From the Ferrigenium kumadai genome, one window contains:
- a CDS encoding thymidylate synthase — translation MRAYLDLMQHVLDHGTKKSDRTGTGTTSVFGYQMRFDLSQGFPLVTTKKCHLKSIIHELLWFLQGSTNIKYLKDNGVSIWDEWADENGNLGPVYGKQWRSWEAADGRVIDQIKIAIDQLKNNPDSRRIIVSAWNVGELDQMALAPCHAFFQFYVADGKLSCQLYQRSADIFLGVPFNIASYALLTMMMARVCGLKYGDFVHTFGDAHLYSNHMEQTALQLSREPRPLPTMKINPDVQDIFNFKFEDFTLEGYDPHPAIKAPVAV, via the coding sequence ATGCGCGCCTACTTAGACCTCATGCAGCACGTGCTGGACCACGGCACCAAAAAATCCGACCGCACCGGCACAGGCACGACCAGCGTATTCGGCTACCAGATGCGCTTCGACCTGTCGCAGGGCTTCCCGCTGGTCACCACCAAGAAGTGCCACCTGAAATCCATCATCCACGAACTGCTGTGGTTCCTGCAGGGCAGCACCAACATCAAGTATCTCAAGGACAACGGCGTCAGCATCTGGGACGAGTGGGCGGACGAGAACGGCAACCTCGGCCCTGTATACGGCAAACAATGGCGCTCGTGGGAAGCGGCGGATGGCCGCGTGATCGACCAGATCAAGATCGCCATCGACCAGCTCAAGAACAATCCCGACTCGCGCCGCATCATCGTCTCGGCATGGAACGTGGGCGAACTCGACCAGATGGCGCTCGCGCCCTGCCATGCCTTCTTCCAGTTCTACGTCGCAGACGGCAAGCTCTCCTGCCAGCTCTACCAGCGCAGCGCAGACATCTTCCTCGGCGTGCCGTTCAACATCGCGAGCTATGCGCTCCTGACCATGATGATGGCGCGGGTGTGCGGCCTCAAATACGGCGACTTCGTGCACACCTTCGGCGACGCGCACCTGTATTCGAACCACATGGAGCAGACAGCGCTGCAGCTGTCGCGCGAGCCGCGCCCGCTGCCGACCATGAAGATCAACCCCGACGTGCAGGATATCTTCAACTTCAAGTTCGAGGATTTCACTTTAGAGGGTTATGACCCTCACCCCGCGATCAAGGCACCGGTCGCTGTTTAG
- a CDS encoding M17 family metallopeptidase, which translates to MLAQLTLTPALPKTLNATHLLVLLPKAKTLAKDVPHGELLAAVLKRRDMKAEELAKSPVAANAADGTLVAWAMLDLDKDTFAQQVQVRKALQLLLDEHPKSIAIVVLGDDAQCKRAAELAVYGAWVNGAPLPVHKKKDERKPLQKIELYGCADKKIFAPLKAQAEGNLLCRELTALPPNELTPGQYRVRVKKLAQDNGWKHEEFDMKKLRKMGAGAFVAVAQGSDPEDAAIVHLSYKHLKAKQSVALVGKGICFDTGGHNLKPSRYMHNMHEDMNGSAVALGILLAATEQKLPVNIDCWLALAQNHISPKAYKQNDIVKALNGTTIEVMHTDAEGRMVLADTLTLASRAKPNLMIDFATLTGSMAMALGARYSGVFGTTEELAQRAVGMGKQTGERLCAFPQDEDYEPALDSKVADIKQCTLDGEADHILATRFLKRFVEHDTPWLHVDLSASRCEGGLGIVATDVTGFGVAWGVGMLHGAL; encoded by the coding sequence ATGCTAGCACAACTGACCCTGACTCCCGCCCTGCCCAAGACGCTGAACGCCACGCACCTGCTGGTGTTGTTGCCCAAGGCCAAAACGCTTGCCAAGGACGTGCCGCACGGTGAGTTGCTCGCTGCCGTGCTCAAGCGCCGCGACATGAAGGCGGAAGAGCTGGCGAAGTCGCCGGTCGCGGCCAATGCGGCGGACGGGACGCTGGTGGCGTGGGCGATGCTGGACCTCGACAAGGATACGTTTGCGCAGCAGGTACAGGTGCGCAAGGCGTTGCAATTGCTGCTGGACGAGCATCCCAAGAGTATCGCTATCGTGGTGCTGGGCGACGATGCGCAATGCAAGCGTGCGGCGGAACTGGCGGTATATGGCGCGTGGGTGAACGGTGCGCCGTTGCCGGTGCATAAAAAGAAGGACGAGCGCAAGCCGCTGCAGAAGATCGAGCTCTACGGTTGCGCGGACAAGAAGATATTCGCGCCGCTCAAGGCGCAGGCGGAAGGAAATCTGCTGTGCCGTGAGCTGACCGCGCTGCCGCCCAACGAGCTGACGCCGGGGCAGTACCGCGTGCGCGTGAAGAAGCTGGCGCAGGACAACGGCTGGAAGCACGAAGAGTTCGACATGAAGAAGCTGCGCAAGATGGGCGCTGGCGCGTTCGTTGCGGTGGCGCAGGGCAGCGACCCGGAGGATGCGGCCATCGTGCATCTTTCGTACAAGCATTTGAAGGCCAAGCAGAGCGTCGCGCTGGTCGGCAAGGGCATCTGTTTCGACACCGGCGGGCACAACCTCAAGCCGTCGCGCTACATGCACAACATGCACGAGGACATGAATGGCTCCGCGGTTGCGCTGGGCATCCTGCTCGCCGCAACCGAACAAAAACTGCCGGTGAACATCGACTGCTGGCTGGCGCTGGCGCAGAACCACATCAGCCCCAAGGCCTACAAGCAGAACGACATCGTGAAGGCGCTCAATGGCACGACGATAGAGGTGATGCACACCGACGCCGAAGGCCGCATGGTGCTGGCCGACACGCTGACGCTCGCCTCCCGCGCGAAACCCAACCTGATGATCGACTTCGCCACCCTCACCGGCAGCATGGCGATGGCGCTGGGCGCACGCTACAGCGGTGTGTTCGGCACGACCGAGGAGCTGGCGCAGCGCGCGGTGGGCATGGGCAAGCAGACCGGCGAACGCCTGTGTGCTTTCCCGCAGGACGAGGATTACGAGCCCGCGCTGGATTCCAAGGTCGCCGACATCAAGCAGTGCACGCTGGATGGCGAAGCCGACCATATCCTCGCCACGCGCTTCCTCAAGCGCTTCGTCGAACACGATACGCCCTGGTTGCATGTGGATCTTTCCGCCAGCCGCTGCGAGGGGGGCTTGGGCATCGTCGCTACCGACGTGACGGGCTTCGGCGTGGCCTGGGGGGTGGGGATGCTGCACGGCGCGCTATAG
- a CDS encoding LysR family transcriptional regulator has translation MEQKNLSADDLILFATIVEQVSLVRAAEHLAMPKATVSRRLANLEAALGQRLLIRTTRRLTLTEFGQEFLDHCRRVAEEVATTQDFVRSQDVQPRGRLRISMPADYAEQRLSRAIATFIETCPEIEIELDLSARRVDLIGERFDLAIRIGPLDDDATLVARKIDELCPHLYASPIYLALHPLPQHPDDLMTHSAVRMLSGRGAAIPWKLTRGKESWANVPPGRLTINSPSVIHQLLLEGAGIGVLPDYFAEEDVRRKRLVRVLPDWSLPVVPVWAVMPMRRYLPAKTRVFLAHLERFMAKG, from the coding sequence ATGGAACAAAAGAACCTCTCTGCCGATGACCTGATCCTGTTCGCGACCATCGTCGAACAGGTGAGCCTCGTTCGCGCCGCCGAACATCTCGCCATGCCCAAAGCCACGGTCTCGCGCCGCTTGGCGAACCTGGAAGCGGCACTGGGCCAGCGTCTGTTGATACGCACCACACGCCGCCTGACGCTCACCGAATTCGGCCAGGAGTTTCTCGACCATTGCCGCCGCGTCGCCGAGGAAGTCGCGACCACGCAGGACTTCGTGCGCAGCCAGGATGTGCAGCCGCGCGGACGGTTGCGCATCTCGATGCCGGCCGATTACGCGGAGCAACGGCTATCGCGCGCGATAGCTACCTTCATCGAAACCTGCCCCGAGATCGAGATCGAGCTGGACCTGTCCGCCCGGCGCGTCGACCTGATCGGCGAACGTTTCGACCTGGCGATACGCATAGGTCCGCTGGATGACGATGCGACACTGGTGGCGCGCAAGATAGACGAACTGTGCCCCCATCTTTATGCCAGCCCGATCTATCTCGCGTTGCATCCGCTGCCGCAGCATCCCGACGACCTGATGACGCACAGTGCGGTGCGCATGCTGTCCGGTCGCGGTGCGGCGATCCCGTGGAAACTGACCCGCGGAAAAGAGAGCTGGGCAAACGTCCCTCCCGGCAGACTCACCATAAACTCGCCGAGCGTGATCCACCAGCTCTTGCTGGAGGGGGCCGGCATCGGCGTGTTACCGGACTACTTTGCTGAAGAGGATGTGCGTCGCAAACGGCTGGTGCGCGTGCTGCCGGACTGGTCGCTGCCGGTTGTCCCCGTGTGGGCAGTGATGCCGATGCGCCGCTACCTGCCGGCCAAGACGCGCGTCTTCCTCGCACATCTCGAGCGGTTCATGGCGAAGGGCTGA
- a CDS encoding protein disulfide oxidoreductase has translation MRCLTCELVRRLSRVRKPGPFLKNALTVLLFVAVVVGIRAWQQRDMAGGAAPELQGVTLAGQNYILPAHPERPVLVHFWASWCPVCRAEQGSIAAIAKDHPDTITVAMQSGRPEEVVRHMREQGIAFPAVNDADGSISRTWGVHAVPASFIVAPDGEISFIEVGYTTEIGLRLRLWLAGIV, from the coding sequence ATGCGTTGCCTCACCTGCGAGCTGGTGCGACGGCTGTCCCGGGTGCGCAAGCCCGGTCCGTTCCTGAAGAATGCCCTCACCGTACTGCTGTTCGTCGCAGTCGTCGTTGGCATACGCGCCTGGCAGCAGCGCGACATGGCCGGCGGCGCAGCCCCGGAGTTACAGGGCGTCACGCTCGCGGGCCAGAACTACATCTTGCCCGCGCATCCCGAACGTCCCGTGCTGGTGCATTTCTGGGCGAGCTGGTGTCCGGTCTGTCGTGCCGAACAGGGCAGCATCGCCGCCATCGCGAAGGACCATCCGGACACCATCACCGTCGCAATGCAGAGCGGCAGGCCGGAAGAAGTCGTACGGCACATGCGCGAACAGGGCATCGCTTTTCCGGCGGTGAACGATGCGGACGGCAGCATCTCGAGGACATGGGGCGTGCATGCCGTGCCCGCGAGCTTCATCGTCGCGCCGGACGGCGAGATAAGCTTTATCGAGGTCGGCTACACCACGGAGATCGGGCTCAGGCTGCGGCTTTGGTTGGCCGGAATCGTTTGA
- a CDS encoding sensor domain-containing phosphodiesterase, whose translation MKSNDETRRILMHLQHGEAGVTGHHRHFTLRSAFQPIVSLSHCRSVGYEALVRATHCDNSAVSPPALFAGVANESELVHLDRLCRAVHIHNFIRSNDDNSWIFLNVHPSVSVKGRHYGRFFEELLEEVGLPPERVVIEILEDATFDDHQLADAVSFYRDRGCLVAIDDFGIGHSNFGRIWQIKPHIVKLDRSTLVFARQDAAARRVLPGLVNLLHEAGCIVLIEGIEDEYEAMLAMESGADLAQGYYFARPAAQPLTMSESSDTILSLIHGYRSRLQRQDQADRNAAHMPALHRAAIEVAARESLHCPAIDRLLGMNGADRCYLIDHEGRQIGDSRAAAGKAHAGDIRFRPLENASNAIWIRRSYWRRALHKPGEVQVTRPYLSVATGRLCITLSISFNEAGVARVLCLDLEHDEYSP comes from the coding sequence ATGAAATCTAACGACGAGACACGACGCATCCTGATGCACCTGCAACATGGAGAGGCCGGCGTGACCGGCCATCACCGCCATTTCACGCTACGCAGCGCATTTCAACCCATCGTCAGCCTGTCGCACTGCCGCAGCGTCGGATATGAAGCGCTGGTGCGCGCCACGCACTGCGACAACTCCGCCGTGTCGCCTCCGGCGCTGTTTGCCGGTGTCGCCAACGAGTCCGAACTGGTTCATCTGGACCGGCTCTGCCGCGCCGTGCACATCCACAACTTCATCCGATCAAACGACGACAACAGCTGGATATTCCTGAACGTCCATCCCTCCGTCAGCGTCAAAGGCCGTCATTACGGCAGATTCTTCGAAGAACTTCTGGAAGAGGTTGGACTGCCGCCGGAACGTGTCGTCATCGAGATTCTCGAAGATGCCACCTTCGACGATCATCAACTGGCGGATGCCGTGTCGTTCTACCGGGACCGCGGCTGCCTGGTGGCCATCGACGACTTCGGCATCGGCCACTCGAATTTCGGCCGGATCTGGCAGATCAAACCCCACATCGTCAAACTCGATCGTTCCACCCTGGTCTTTGCCAGGCAGGACGCCGCCGCACGTAGGGTACTTCCCGGGCTGGTCAACCTGCTGCATGAGGCCGGCTGTATCGTGCTGATCGAAGGGATAGAAGACGAATACGAAGCGATGCTCGCCATGGAAAGCGGCGCCGATCTGGCTCAGGGGTATTATTTCGCCCGCCCCGCAGCGCAACCGCTCACGATGAGCGAATCCAGCGACACGATCCTGAGTCTGATCCATGGTTATCGTTCGCGGCTGCAACGGCAGGATCAGGCAGACCGCAATGCCGCCCATATGCCGGCATTGCACCGCGCCGCCATCGAAGTGGCCGCCCGGGAAAGCCTGCACTGTCCCGCCATCGACCGGCTATTGGGCATGAATGGCGCCGACCGTTGCTACCTCATCGACCATGAAGGCCGCCAGATCGGCGACAGCCGTGCGGCGGCAGGAAAAGCTCACGCCGGCGACATACGCTTCCGCCCGCTGGAGAACGCAAGCAACGCCATCTGGATACGCCGTTCCTACTGGCGGCGCGCCTTGCACAAGCCGGGCGAAGTGCAGGTGACCCGGCCTTATCTGTCCGTGGCCACCGGCAGGCTTTGCATCACGCTATCCATTTCATTCAACGAAGCCGGTGTGGCGCGAGTCCTCTGCCTCGACCTGGAGCACGACGAATATTCACCGTAG
- a CDS encoding peptidase U32 family protein, giving the protein MSEYLSSQALELLAPAKNTDIAREAILHGADAVYIGGPSFGARDKAGNSLADIAALVEFAHRFRAKIFVTLNTILHDAELEAARKLAHDCYDAGVDALIVQDMGLLELDLPPIALHASTQCDIRTPEKARFLADVGFSQIVLARELTISEIARVHAAVPADTVIEHFIHGALCVAYSGQCYISHAHTGRSANRGDCSQACRLPYTLTDGQGRVVAYDKHLLSVKDNNQSDNLRALIAAGVRSFKIEGRYKDAPYVKNITGHYRQLLDGILEERTDLHAASSGKTKLLFTPDPDKTFHRGATDYFSNGRKSDIGAFDTPTFAGTLIGQVSKIGPDWFEIETDETLANGDGLNYLHKRETHGIRANSVRQVETARGMAKAWRIWPNEKMFELAGLRIGLDINRNSDHAWEQALAKKSAERKIGISAAFAETADGFSLTLRDEDSITATSAIAFDKQPAQHPAEAEGSVREQLSRFGNTDFELRDVGAGPAAKGSLRSSGAPAGVPLAGARDTKNDRGQGPLLQPDDESSAITIHWDQPWFVPSSALNKLRRDAVERLEAARLAAYVRPLSKTAIEPPAKYPEESLSYLANVYNSAAQAFYARHGVKLVEAAYEQHQEAGEVSLMITRHCIRYSLSLCPKQAKGVTGVQGTVRAEPMTLVNGSEKLRLEFDCKACEMHVMGKMKKHILKTPPPTAVPVTFHPRHSQK; this is encoded by the coding sequence ATGTCTGAATACCTCTCTTCCCAAGCCCTCGAGCTGCTCGCCCCCGCCAAGAATACCGACATCGCCCGCGAGGCCATCCTCCACGGCGCGGATGCCGTCTATATCGGCGGGCCCTCATTCGGCGCACGCGACAAGGCGGGCAACTCGCTCGCAGACATCGCCGCACTGGTCGAATTTGCGCACCGGTTCCGCGCGAAGATCTTCGTCACCCTCAACACCATCCTGCATGACGCCGAACTCGAAGCTGCACGGAAACTCGCGCATGACTGCTACGACGCGGGCGTGGACGCGCTGATCGTGCAGGACATGGGCCTGCTGGAACTCGACCTGCCGCCCATAGCACTGCACGCATCCACCCAGTGCGACATCCGCACGCCAGAGAAGGCGCGCTTCCTCGCCGATGTCGGCTTCTCGCAGATCGTGCTGGCGCGCGAACTCACCATCTCGGAGATCGCCCGGGTGCACGCCGCCGTGCCTGCCGATACCGTGATCGAGCACTTCATCCACGGCGCACTGTGCGTGGCCTATTCCGGCCAGTGCTACATCAGCCACGCGCACACCGGGCGCTCTGCTAACCGCGGCGACTGTTCGCAGGCCTGCCGCCTGCCCTACACGCTGACCGATGGACAGGGCCGCGTGGTCGCCTATGACAAGCACCTGCTGTCGGTGAAGGACAACAACCAGAGCGACAACTTGCGCGCCCTGATCGCCGCGGGCGTGCGCAGCTTCAAGATCGAGGGGCGCTACAAGGATGCGCCTTACGTGAAGAACATCACCGGGCACTACCGCCAGTTGCTGGACGGGATACTGGAAGAACGTACGGATCTGCATGCCGCATCCAGCGGCAAGACGAAACTGCTGTTCACGCCCGATCCGGACAAGACCTTCCATCGCGGAGCGACAGATTATTTCTCGAACGGCCGCAAGTCAGACATCGGTGCATTCGACACACCCACCTTCGCGGGCACGCTGATCGGCCAGGTGAGCAAGATCGGCCCAGACTGGTTCGAGATTGAAACGGACGAGACGCTGGCAAACGGCGACGGCCTCAACTACCTGCACAAGCGCGAAACGCACGGCATTCGCGCGAACAGCGTGCGCCAAGTTGAAACGGCCAGGGGGATGGCCAAGGCGTGGCGCATATGGCCCAACGAAAAGATGTTCGAATTGGCCGGCCTGCGCATCGGCCTCGACATCAACCGCAACAGCGACCACGCGTGGGAACAAGCGCTCGCCAAAAAATCCGCCGAGCGCAAGATCGGCATCAGCGCGGCGTTCGCCGAAACCGCCGACGGTTTCTCGCTCACGCTGCGGGACGAGGACAGCATCACTGCGACCTCCGCCATCGCCTTCGACAAGCAGCCCGCGCAACATCCGGCAGAAGCGGAAGGCAGCGTACGCGAACAACTGTCGCGCTTCGGCAACACCGATTTCGAGCTGCGCGATGTAGGAGCGGGCCCTGCTGCGAAAGGGTCGCTGCGCAGCAGCGGGGCACCCGCCGGCGTCCCCCTTGCGGGGGCCCGCGACACAAAAAATGATCGCGGGCAGGGCCCGCTCCTACAGCCGGATGATGAGTCTTCAGCAATCACCATCCACTGGGACCAGCCCTGGTTCGTCCCGAGCTCCGCACTTAACAAGCTGCGCCGAGACGCCGTGGAAAGACTCGAAGCGGCGCGCCTCGCCGCTTACGTGCGCCCGCTGAGCAAGACCGCGATCGAGCCCCCCGCGAAGTACCCGGAAGAATCGCTCTCCTACCTCGCCAACGTATACAACAGTGCCGCGCAGGCCTTCTATGCAAGGCACGGCGTGAAGCTGGTCGAGGCCGCCTATGAGCAGCACCAGGAAGCGGGCGAGGTCTCGCTGATGATCACGCGCCACTGCATCCGCTACTCCCTGAGCCTGTGCCCGAAACAGGCCAAGGGCGTGACCGGCGTGCAAGGCACGGTGCGCGCCGAGCCGATGACGCTGGTCAACGGCAGCGAGAAGCTGCGGCTGGAATTCGACTGCAAGGCGTGCGAGATGCACGTCATGGGCAAGATGAAGAAACACATCCTGAAGACACCGCCGCCAACGGCCGTGCCGGTGACGTTTCATCCCCGCCATTCGCAAAAATAA
- a CDS encoding four helix bundle protein, with translation MDYRELVVWQKAMDLVTEVYKVTAVFPNEERFGLSSQARRAAVSIPSNIAEGHGRKATGAYLNHISIAYGSLMELETQMQIAERLNFLPAEEVSAILEKISEIARMLNGLKKSLSAKEA, from the coding sequence ATGGATTACCGGGAACTGGTCGTTTGGCAAAAAGCGATGGACTTGGTAACGGAAGTCTATAAGGTCACTGCCGTATTCCCGAATGAAGAACGCTTCGGCCTCTCCTCGCAAGCGAGACGAGCGGCAGTTTCCATTCCCTCCAACATTGCAGAAGGGCATGGCCGCAAAGCGACAGGGGCGTATTTGAACCATATCTCGATTGCCTATGGCTCATTGATGGAACTTGAAACGCAAATGCAAATTGCCGAAAGGCTGAATTTCCTTCCTGCCGAAGAAGTTTCGGCCATCCTGGAAAAGATTTCAGAAATCGCCCGGATGCTCAACGGTCTGAAAAAATCGCTCTCTGCGAAAGAAGCATAA
- a CDS encoding VOC family protein, with translation MNKPITNGAHHIGLAVSKLEESANFFTSLLGWKEVRRNEGYPAIYVSDGSIMVTLWAIKDEPSVQFNRHKNIGLHHVAFNVENEDDLIRIHKRLTDNGTSIEFAPERLGQGPAKHMMCHEPSGIRVEFIWPGK, from the coding sequence ATGAATAAACCGATTACAAACGGTGCGCATCATATCGGGCTTGCCGTATCGAAGCTGGAGGAAAGTGCAAACTTTTTTACCTCTTTGCTCGGCTGGAAGGAAGTGCGCAGGAATGAAGGCTATCCGGCCATTTATGTAAGCGATGGCAGCATCATGGTTACCCTTTGGGCGATCAAGGATGAGCCATCCGTCCAATTCAACAGGCATAAGAATATCGGGCTGCACCACGTGGCTTTTAATGTTGAAAACGAGGATGACTTGATCAGGATTCACAAGCGACTCACAGACAACGGAACCAGCATTGAATTCGCCCCGGAGCGATTGGGACAGGGGCCTGCGAAACATATGATGTGCCATGAGCCAAGCGGCATCCGTGTGGAATTCATATGGCCAGGAAAATAG
- a CDS encoding alkene reductase: protein MTTTLFTPAALGKLQLKNRIVMSPMTRSRAIGNVPNELMAKYYGMRAGAGLIITEGTSPSPNGLGYARIPGMYSDAQVQGWRLVTDAVHRDGGLIFIQLMHTGRVSHPANMPAGTRILAPSAIAAPGTMWTDSDGPQPQPAPVEMSEADIDHAIAEYAHSAKRAIEAGFDGIELHGANGYLIDQFLNTASNKRADRWGGSIENRIRFAVEVARACAAAIGAERIGMRVSPYGVFNGMAPDAEMDAMYERLMAELSGIGLAYIHVVDHSSMGAPEVSPVIKAKIRAGFKGKYILSGGYDLARANADLDAQRGDLVAFGRPFLANPDLVEKLRNGSPLAAPDPDTFYTPGEKGYTDL, encoded by the coding sequence ATGACCACCACCCTGTTCACCCCCGCCGCGCTTGGCAAACTGCAACTGAAGAACCGCATCGTCATGTCGCCGATGACCCGCAGCCGTGCCATCGGCAACGTGCCGAACGAGCTGATGGCAAAGTACTACGGCATGCGCGCCGGGGCAGGGCTCATCATCACCGAAGGAACTTCGCCATCGCCGAACGGCCTGGGCTATGCCCGCATCCCCGGTATGTATTCGGATGCGCAAGTACAGGGCTGGCGCCTGGTGACCGACGCCGTGCACCGGGATGGTGGTCTGATCTTCATACAACTGATGCATACCGGCCGCGTCAGCCATCCCGCAAACATGCCGGCCGGAACCAGGATACTCGCGCCATCCGCCATCGCAGCACCCGGCACGATGTGGACGGACAGTGACGGGCCGCAGCCGCAGCCGGCACCCGTCGAGATGAGCGAGGCCGACATCGATCATGCCATCGCCGAATATGCCCACTCCGCCAAGCGTGCCATTGAAGCGGGCTTCGACGGCATTGAGCTGCACGGGGCCAACGGCTATCTGATCGACCAGTTCCTCAATACCGCCTCGAACAAGCGCGCCGACCGATGGGGCGGCAGCATCGAAAACCGTATCCGCTTCGCCGTGGAAGTCGCGCGGGCATGTGCCGCCGCCATCGGCGCGGAGCGCATCGGCATGCGAGTCTCGCCCTATGGTGTGTTCAACGGCATGGCGCCCGATGCCGAAATGGATGCGATGTATGAACGCCTGATGGCCGAGCTGAGCGGCATCGGCCTGGCATACATCCACGTCGTCGACCACAGCTCGATGGGGGCGCCCGAAGTCAGTCCCGTAATCAAGGCGAAGATACGCGCCGGCTTCAAAGGCAAATACATCCTCTCCGGCGGCTATGACCTGGCGCGCGCGAATGCGGACCTCGACGCGCAACGCGGCGATCTCGTCGCCTTCGGCCGCCCGTTCCTCGCCAATCCGGACCTGGTGGAGAAACTGCGCAACGGCAGCCCGCTGGCCGCGCCGGACCCCGACACCTTCTACACGCCGGGCGAAAAGGGATACACGGACCTTTGA
- a CDS encoding dihydrofolate reductase produces MHSSTPSPVSRIRHPESRLSILVAMAKNRTIGVNNTLPWRCPEDLKHFKALTMGHHMIMGRKTFDSIGKPLPGRTTVVVTRDRNLKIEGCVMAHSLQDAIAACANDSEVFIVGGAEIYTQSLDLADTLYITEIQQDVEGDAHFPEFDRNVWQETAREVRSQQEPQPLEYHFVTYRRKGR; encoded by the coding sequence ATGCATTCCTCCACACCTTCCCCTGTATCCCGTATCCGGCATCCTGAATCCCGCCTTTCCATCCTCGTGGCGATGGCGAAGAACCGCACCATTGGCGTGAACAACACCCTGCCTTGGCGCTGCCCGGAAGACCTGAAGCACTTCAAGGCGCTGACCATGGGGCATCACATGATCATGGGACGCAAGACGTTCGACTCCATCGGCAAGCCACTGCCGGGACGTACCACGGTGGTGGTGACGCGCGACAGGAACCTGAAGATCGAAGGCTGCGTGATGGCGCATTCGCTGCAGGATGCGATCGCGGCTTGCGCAAATGACAGCGAGGTATTCATCGTCGGCGGCGCCGAGATCTATACACAATCGCTGGACTTGGCGGACACGCTCTACATCACCGAGATCCAGCAGGACGTCGAAGGTGACGCGCACTTCCCGGAGTTCGACAGGAACGTATGGCAGGAAACCGCGCGCGAGGTGCGCAGCCAGCAGGAACCGCAGCCGCTGGAATACCACTTCGTCACCTACCGCCGCAAGGGCCGGTAA
- a CDS encoding pirin family protein codes for MNTIAQTAVHQSRGIERLVEGVATSDGAGVKLTRVLTGKLQRRLDPFLMLDAFGSDNPDDYIAGFPDHPHRGFETVTYMLAGRMRHRDSAGHEGLLQNGGVQWMIAGRGVIHSEIPEQENGVMEGFQLWLNLPAQNKMREPWYRDFPSEAIPEYVTPDGVTVRVIAGSSNGVAGAVTREITEPLYLDIHIPAGAGFSTAVPASHNAFIYVYRGAVQVGDTPVESHRMGILSNTPEADGVVIASTEDARLILVAGKPLNEAIVQYGPFVMNTPEEIQRALQDFGSGRFA; via the coding sequence ATGAACACAATCGCTCAGACAGCCGTGCACCAATCGCGCGGCATCGAACGTCTCGTCGAAGGTGTCGCCACGTCGGATGGCGCGGGCGTGAAGCTGACCCGCGTGCTCACCGGCAAACTGCAACGCCGTCTCGATCCTTTCCTGATGCTGGACGCGTTCGGCAGCGACAACCCGGACGACTACATCGCGGGCTTTCCGGACCATCCGCATCGCGGCTTCGAGACGGTGACCTACATGCTCGCCGGGCGCATGCGGCATCGCGACAGCGCGGGGCATGAAGGGCTGCTGCAAAACGGCGGCGTGCAGTGGATGATCGCCGGGCGCGGCGTGATCCACTCCGAGATTCCCGAGCAGGAAAACGGCGTGATGGAGGGCTTCCAGCTGTGGCTAAACCTGCCCGCGCAGAACAAGATGCGTGAGCCCTGGTACCGGGATTTTCCCAGCGAGGCGATCCCCGAATATGTGACGCCCGATGGTGTGACCGTGCGCGTGATCGCCGGGAGCAGCAACGGCGTGGCGGGTGCGGTCACGCGCGAGATCACCGAGCCGCTGTACCTCGACATCCACATCCCGGCAGGCGCCGGATTTTCAACCGCGGTACCGGCCTCGCATAACGCCTTCATCTACGTCTATCGCGGCGCGGTGCAAGTCGGCGATACGCCGGTCGAATCGCACCGCATGGGGATATTGAGCAACACGCCGGAAGCCGATGGCGTGGTCATCGCGTCGACGGAGGATGCCCGCCTGATCCTCGTCGCCGGTAAGCCGCTCAACGAGGCCATCGTGCAGTACGGGCCGTTCGTGATGAATACGCCGGAAGAGATACAGCGGGCGCTGCAGGATTTTGGTTCCGGCCGCTTCGCTTAA